One Salvia miltiorrhiza cultivar Shanhuang (shh) chromosome 6, IMPLAD_Smil_shh, whole genome shotgun sequence genomic window, TACTATTTCACACCCAAATTTTTACTTTGTATGCAACGATACCCTTGTCTGGTtgtatgggctatttttctggAACAGGTTGGGGTTATGCAGGCTGATTTTGATTAGCTGGTATGAGGTGGTAATGAAAAAATAGGTGGAAAGAATACTTTCCAAAACTTAGGTGAAAATGAATTTTTAGTTCACCTATGGGTATTATTAAGGTCTTCGATCAGACtcagagagagagtgagagagagagagagagagagagaagaataagaaaagaaaataaaagaacatGAACAAAAGTAGGAGAAACATCAAGCCTCCACCTGAAGCCATAGTTCATGTCAAAATAGGTCAGTCATGCAAATAAATCTTATAAGAAAGTATTAGTATCAGCTGACTATTCAGACTCCCGCGTGGCGCCGTATCATTCTATGGTAAGATTAGAAAGATTCACGGAGAATAAATGGAGAAATTGTTACTTCTTAAAGAACCCAGTGCATCAAAAGATTCAAAACAAGTCCCATTGCGCATATCATATGCATCCAATATTAACATGGGACTGTAATAATTGATGAGAGTTCATTTTGAAACAAAAGGCAAAGTCAAAATCACTTGTAAAATACAAAAAGTTTCCCAGAATAAATTTGACATCTTAGCACTTAATTTTTAAATCAGATAACTAACTTATGTTGAGGATTCACCAAGTCAAATACTGGCTTCATCTTGGCTCCtgcaaaataaatgaataatcaCTTAGAAACAAGATGATACTCAAGGTGTTGAGCAAAGAAGCAAAAGGTATATGTGGTATAATACTTTTGTGCTTTGTGGTAACTGGTAAGGAAATATGCAGGAAATTTCATAGATCAAAAAACATTGGCATCAGAACTGATATCTTATGGACATGGGCAACCCAAAAGTCTAAAGAAGAAAATTCATAAAAAGTACTAGTAATTGGCAACTCATATCTTATGGTAAACATGGGCAACCAAAAGTCTAAAGAAGAAAATTCATAAAAAGTACGAATGGAAAGGCACCCTTTTGCAGAATTAGATGTACCATGATACAGGAATCCTAAGAAACAtttctagaaaaaaaaaaactacgaAAACCGACGGTGGCCTTAAATGGTCCAGATTTGTGGCAGAATAAGTTCGAGGAAAGCTCACACAAATATAAGAATGTTTCGAAGTTATAATAGCACCAATTTTTACATGTAACGATGGAATAGTCAAGACAATGCTGCAAAAAGAAATTGTTCCAATCTAAAAGAAAAATTACCTCGCTCAGATTCCATGCTTTCTAAAATTTCTTTCCATTTCCACCCTCGAATTCGACCATCATCACCACAACTAAATAATTCGAAAAATCAATTCAATTGATAACATTACACAGAGATTGAAAAGACAAAACGATCCGCAGGATACAAGCATTCATGCAACAACTATGTATAGCCAAATATAACTTCAAAACAGAATCTAGTGAGCACCCAATTCTACAAAGACTACTCCATTCCCAGCAAGTGGAAATGTAACGCAAAGTGTTTTCCCAACTAGAGTAAATACCTCAGCAACAAAGAATCATCATAAAATTTAACATCATAAGCCGGTCCATCATGTCCTCGAATCACAAACTCTGGCTCTGCAGCTAACCAACTTCACACAAAACAAGAGCCAATTTCCTTAAAAGTATCCAACGCGCGTAAACAACCAACAAAGAGCATGATCACAGCGCATAAAAATAAATCAGACTCACTTTCGATCTCTCGAGCGTCCGCAGCCCATCTCCTGCGTGACCAAAAATTGTCAGAATGAAACGTAATTGTATAGTTAACAAACAAGAGGCATAAAGAAAGAGGTAGGTGAATTACGAGGCAGGCGAAAATGGAGTAAGCGGCGACGGAGCCGTCGCTGGAGGCGGTGACGACATGGTCGGAATTGGGATTGGGATTAGGGTTTGGAGCGTAGGCGGTCCGGAAAACGGTCCGAGAGAGGGTTTCTCTATCTTGCAAAATGGCGTCTCTGTAGGAATCTTCCTCCCAATTTCTGCAATCCATTTGTTGTGCCACTCCCATTTCTTCTATCCTCCTCTGCTTCACACACAGTTGGACTGAGATAGTTGCAGAAATATTCAGATGGAGAAATGGCGCGCTACATTTCACGGTTGTCTTGCTAGTTGCTATTGCTTATTCTCATCCTCTTTTTTCGTTAATTAAgcaatagtaaatatattaaaaaatatttaataaatcatAGTAATTGTACTAATTGATAgtagtagtataattttttttttccacatccACCTGAATTCAACCTTTAATTAAACCCATTTTTAAATCCATAGAAATTCTATGATAGAATAGCTTCCTAGAAATGCATAATTTCATCGAAAGCTTGATTTAACTTTTTCCTTCTGTAATTAATCAGTACACATATAAACAAATTTCTAGCTCCCAAGCTATGTTTTGtagtttaaaatttaaaattatcagTTGCAGACGTGGTCTGATTAGGGAAAGAAAATCCTTTCAAAATAGACCTAGAATTTTCAGACAACATTCGAtgatagtaaaaaaaatcatcatcttcagtttcaaaacaaattgatttttcttCCAAGTCTATAGACAGTCAAATAAACTCCCTCGATTCTAAACCAAATCACATTCTtccaaaaaccaaaaaaaaaaaaacattaatctTGTTGATTTACTCATCCTGTAAGCCATTTAATAAGCTCCAATACGAGCTTGAAAAATCTTTTCATTTTCTGGTAAATGAATCAAGTACACACACTTACACACACACTTCGTCTACAAAAATACAGCAACTGCTTAGTTATTTACAAGTTTCTGAAATAAGGGGATCGAAATTTCTCTAGTGTAGATCCTATGCCATCAGAATAATTTCGCCTCGTGCACCTGCCAGCATGAAGATAAAACGCAGGTGTATTATGATCATAGAACTACACAACAAGAACAGATATATTTGCATTATAGTTATCCTGAAATGAGATAAGAAGAAAGTAGAGTTTGCTGCTAATACTTTGATCGAAACAATCTGAAGCGAACTGGAGGAGCGATTCCATGTCCTCAGCCATCATGGAAACCCTTTCCGCCTCTTTCACTGCTTCAGCAGCGACAAACGATTTGTTTTCAGCCTCTGCAATTTTGTAAGCAGCAGACACTGCTGCTTCCTCAACTGTATTGCCTAGATAACCAATGCTCTGGACTTGTCTGGGCGGCTGCAGCTCTTTCGGTCTTGTTATGGGGATTCTTGTATCTAACTGagctttatttttaattctgtAGCAATTCTGAACCTGAAATCAACGCAATATCAAGATGTTTAGTTTCTGACTCCATGTGATCCCAGACTATCTTGGTTATCTGAGAAGGAAAGATTCTGTACGTGAACTGTAAACAATAAAAGGCCGTAACTTGAAAAAGAAACACTGTAATCTTACGACTCATGCATCTTCATCTTTCACTCACTATAATATTGAAGAAAATGGTCGACTCAGGTTAGTTGACCACTTATTTGACAAAGTAACATCAAGGAAGCTAAGGGAAATCTCAAGTAGTCCATGAGAAAAAAGTTCAATCAAAGGATTCCCATCATTGATAACTTATTCATCAGCTCCCACTCCCTCGGCATTAAATGGATTACAATTTTTGCCAACGAAATGATTTAATTAGTCATCAAATTAATCATCTTTTTAGAAGCAGAGGGCTCAACCAATGTTTGCACAGGAGGCCCAATTTTTCAACTCAGTGAGGTCAGGAACAAGTTTCATAGCTAACTAGTAAAAGCACAACATAGTCCGATGATTTAAAGTACATATAAGTTTAGTAAAAAGATGCCAAGCATATTACAAAATCTTAAAGAAAGATCaaaactttatttcattttataataagCTGAAGAGCTATATAATAAATCCTCTCAGCAGTACCATGAACGCATTAGTTATATGGAAATAGCGAAAAACAAGTGTGGCCATTTTTCTTTAGTCATAGAAGATAGAAACTTGATGTCCAGCAAAACATTGACTACTCCAGAAACATCTCAGTTATTCACATGGCAGTAGGAAATTCAGTGGTAGCTACATCAATAAAAAGAACAGATAACTCAGATACAATTTCACCGATCCAGAGGGCAGAGGCAGaatcaaatctcaaggaaagtAGAAACAAGAATAGATGTATGAACAAGACAAAGAATATCAGCTGAGCCATCAGTTCAAGCAGAAATCTTGAATCCTAGCATTCCGTACATCAATAAAAACCAACCAAAGttacaaaatacaaaattacCTTTTCAAGTTTATCTTGTTGCACAAGCCTCCTCAATCTAGAACTCAATGCCCTCTTGAAATTTTGTGGTACTTCCTGCCTTTGCTGTAAAACATATAGCAAAAAAGTTCTTGTTTTAAAACCCTTGATGATATCAAAGTGGTTGGGCGAGACAACCAATTGCCATCGCCAGTTTAAATATTATAGTCTACAAtgccaaagaaaataaaacaaattctTTGACTATATAAGTTGGACTttaagggggcgtttacttgcatgattgagtattgtTATCCTTAATAgtgggatttctccaatctcactttttcaatgggataagaatcaggCAAAACTAGCttacatgataaaaataatcaagagtcttgggatatcccaaagtttcaatccatcaaagtaaacaagagattagtcttactatttttatctatcaaggctaatccatcaaagtaaacgccccctaagTCTAAACAACCACAACAAATGTTTGCTCTCGTATTAAAAGTAAGCTCTTCCTAACCAATTTATGAAGACAATTTTGGTAgttaaagtgtttggcaaattatAGTGTAAAAAGGTTGTAAAAAGGGTTGCTCAGAGATATGGACTGTCTTCTAAGGTAAACGGTAAAAATCAGTTggtaaaaaaaaactaaaaagcaTCAGGAGATTTTTCAGAAAACGGTTAAAGAGATAGAGATCTAAGTCACCAACATGAATCTTTTCTAGTGTACTTTGTCCTTACTCGCACACTCCCTAAGAAACTttcagggggtcacccatcatGGAATTTCTCCAAGTCAAGCaagcttaaccttgaagtttcttCCACATggtcaccagaaaagaagatgcatcttgttggtACGAGTAATGCATTTAAgatctcctcgaatatgcagtctcattCTTGCATATTCTTagaatctctctctttcttgcATATTCTtagaatctctctttctcttccacatggtcaccagaaaagaagatgcatcttgttggtACGAGTAATGCATTTAAgatctcctcgaatatgcagtctcattCTTGCATATTCTTAGAATCTCTCTCTTTCGGTTCGTTCCACTTCAAAGCATTAATAggagccgctctttgtccgtgcctTGTGCACCACAATCACTCCTTACTTCTGCCCGGGCGTCACAAAGTGAGGGTATAAAATCAAGATAATCAATATTTCCAAAAGAGCATACCAAAAGATATCATTTAAATGTTGAAACCTAATTCATACAGACAAACTTGTAACAGCAATACGCAAGATCTGGCCTCTAACACATGTTCTACTTCTTGAGATATTATCATCGGTGACATTATGCGCTCTGAAACTTCAACTTGCAGGTCAAGCATTAATGAACTATTGATCCCTACCACATCTTGAGGAGAGAACTTTAATTCCAATTCGGAGATCCTCAAAAAGTACAATTTCAAGCTAATAGTACTTGCAACCAATTTTAGTAAAACATGACGTAGAAATCATTAAAGATGACATTAGAGACAAACCTCAATATAGGTAGCGATCGCACCAGAATCTGATCCATTTGGCTCTTTAAGAGTAGACAATGCTTCAAATATCATTGCATTATACCTGAGAAGAATGCAATTAttcattaattgaaataaaacaaaGGCAACAGAAAAATAACGCTTGAGCCTAGATTACAGCTGTCTCCGGTGATGTCCTCCCATGGACTTCTTACAGCCTATTGAGATACAACGTTGTAAGTGAACAGAAATGTTGACCATTGCAAGAATCTTTATAGGGAAAGTCTAATCAGTCTCGGGACTTTCTCATGCCCACCGTGGACCAACACTCTTATCTAGAGTCTATTTAAGCACATTTCAATTGTATTGCCTGATGCCAACCAAGATAGGTAATACATCAAGAAGCTCATAACTCATACTCACTCCGTCTACCAAGAGTATGACACAATTACCCGATTGGACGTCCACAAAGAGTGTAACACTTTCTTTCTTGGGACAAGACCCCACTTTCTCCTTTTAACTACAACTACTCATTTCTATATGGTTCCACactcaattcaaccacaaccactcatttatACTTAGCACACATCTACCAACTATTTTCTTAGAACTCGTGTCCACAAGAAGTGTTACActcttggtggacggagggagaatATCATTAGTCATATCTCAGACATTACAACATCAATAGATTAGAAAAATACTTCAGGTTAACCAGATCACTAGACCGAGATTAGCATAATAAATATTGAGAAAATAATAGCAGTACATTACTTGGCAGCACTATTTCCTTCAGGTAAGGGCTTTGAAGAATCTAACATGACTACATCAGCTGACTTATCCTGAGAATATGGAACAATGGCAGAGGTCTGTGCAGCAGGGAGTGGAGTTGCAGGGGATTCAGCAGGGCTCGCCTTTGTTTTTGGTGTCTTTGATTTATCTCTAGGCCCTTGGCCGTTTGCTACACTCAAGTTCCGCCATTTATCCTGCATAAGCAACCCACAGATCAACTACTTGTATTTTTTCTGGTTTACATAGTGCGTATAATATTTGTTCTCTCTCTTCATAAAAATTAGATCAGTTTGTAGATTCAGAGAGCTTATTTGTATATATGCACGTGGAGTAGCAATGACACATAATACCCAAACAAATCATTTCCTCCACATAGAAAGTGACAGGATTCTTCTCCAGTACATACAGAGACAAGCCGATACAATTTTGAAATGGAACCGAAAGGAAGACCTAAAAATGAAAGTAatgttaatttattatatatacatgCCCTCGGCACTTGCAGAAGACAATCGCGTTAATCCACTTTCAATGGGATAGAAATTTTCCTGATAGAACGTAGAATATTCTGCGAAAAACTGAAATGGTGTCTATGAACTCTTTTGATAAAGAGAATCTTCATCGGAGCAACGACCGCTCGAAAGCCCAGACACTCAACTCCATATATTCCATGATTTCCCCAATTCAATTCATCCACACATGCCACAATGCTGGAACCAGCAAGCACCAAGAGACACGATTGGGGAAAATAAAAACACGTAACCGCCAAAAACAATCAACTGAAGGACCTACTCACTAAACGCAGAAAATAAACCTCAGTAAATGTACATTCAGACGTACCTTGAGGTCAATGTTGGAGCGAGAGAAGAGGAGGTGGTTGAATTCGGGGTCTCTCTGAATATTTTTCCACTTTCCAGCGCCGTGCTTCGCTACGCCGGCGCGCAGCGCTTCCTCCTCCTCGGAGGTCCACTTCTGCTTCGGATTGCCCATTCGATTGTCCCCGAGCTCAACGGCGAATAAGGGAGGAGGGTGCGGCGGCGCTGCTAGTAATTATAAGGAGTGGCCGCCCGGGAAATGTGAGAATTGGAAGAAGCTTTTGCCCAAATTGGATCTACAGTGTTTACGTCTTCGGTTTTCATCCCATTTTCTAGCGTCAATTGGGAATTGTGATTTCATAGATACTTCAAACTTGGGCGGAATAGTGTGTTGCTTGAGTTTTTCGTACAATCAAATTATATTCTTAattgttgaaaataatttttaaaattttgaattaattaattgtatatcAATTATATCAttcgtttattttttttattctaatatttTGATGTGCCTCGCTAGATGCTACGATCTAAttagaattattctttttttgaccttatataaaacgacgtgattatatcccttattaattaaaaattcaaaaggTAAAGGGTGcaattaatacaaaattaatagttcaagatttaaaaaaatattttcaatagttcaggatataaaTGATAGTGCcaaaatagtttggggtttaaaaTGATTTAATGTAACCTTTTttagattaaaaaaatgaatatctaatcaaagaaataataataataataataataataataataataataataataataataataataataataataataataataataataataataatactccatccgtctcacaaaaacatgaacatttgtaaatgacacgagttttaaaaaatattagataaaattgtattgtgagtggaaaatgggtcccactttatAAAAAGTAGAGATGAAAATGGATTGTGGTGAGATAGTGtaccaaaataaaaatgttcATGTTTCTGTGAGACgccccaaaatggaaaaatgttcatgtttttgtgagacggggggaataataataataataatagtaaaaaaaaacaataacaatttttaaaaaatcgagattttgtaaatataatatattcgTCCACGaaagatttacggttgattcatcaacCTGTTAAATGaattcatggtcatgagttcgaatatcaaaggtaacaaaagtttatttttcgcaattcatacatttatacagcgaattcatacgtgttctacataaaattcatatatttttcctaattcttatttcttattttaagaggtgttcTAACAGTagtcattctctctctctctctctagactctatatatatatatatagggttgtgtatatatatatgggaggactaaaataaaaacgcttcttaaaatataaaatataaataatttgcagtccttaaatcatcaagatctacggttgattcgtaaccctgttggatgaatttgtggtcctgagttcgaatttcaaaggtagcaaaaatttgtttttcacaattcgtaactctgttagATGAATTTATACGTGTtccacataaaattcatatattgaaaaatgtttttatttttattcttttaatttacttttttgcttttatttatttttttattacaatttcATTAAAGGTAAAATAGtatattttacttaaaaagTGATTAgaattgatatatttttatttttatggtcATTATTAACTTTTTGTTAAGTAAAGTGGTTATTTAGAGATATTAatacttatttatttcattGTCGTTGCTATTGTTTTGGCCTTAATAATCAATGAGAAAAGTTGGTATTGtttttttttgggtgggggggggaggggtggtttaaaagaaa contains:
- the LOC130988431 gene encoding telomere repeat-binding factor 4-like isoform X1, yielding MGNPKQKWTSEEEEALRAGVAKHGAGKWKNIQRDPEFNHLLFSRSNIDLKDKWRNLSVANGQGPRDKSKTPKTKASPAESPATPLPAAQTSAIVPYSQDKSADVVMLDSSKPLPEGNSAAKYNAMIFEALSTLKEPNGSDSGAIATYIEQRQEVPQNFKRALSSRLRRLVQQDKLEKVQNCYRIKNKAQLDTRIPITRPKELQPPRQVQSIGYLGNTVEEAAVSAAYKIAEAENKSFVAAEAVKEAERVSMMAEDMESLLQFASDCFDQSISSKLYFLLISFQDNYNANISVLVV
- the LOC130988431 gene encoding telomere repeat-binding factor 4-like isoform X2, which produces MGNPKQKWTSEEEEALRAGVAKHGAGKWKNIQRDPEFNHLLFSRSNIDLKDKWRNLSVANGQGPRDKSKTPKTKASPAESPATPLPAAQTSAIVPYSQDKSADVVMLDSSKPLPEGNSAAKYNAMIFEALSTLKEPNGSDSGAIATYIEQRQEVPQNFKRALSSRLRRLVQQDKLEKVQNCYRIKNKAQLDTRIPITRPKELQPPRQVQSIGYLGNTVEEAAVSAAYKIAEAENKSFVAAEAVKEAERVSMMAEDMESLLQFASDCFDQSARGEIILMA